A genomic window from Lotus japonicus ecotype B-129 chromosome 1, LjGifu_v1.2 includes:
- the LOC130731767 gene encoding AMP deaminase-like has protein sequence MMQCSIFTKVNKLNYLLRLILKCMQGAEGKNPYETLPNHVNTNGEQMAITASSMIRSHSVSGDLQGVQPDPIAADILRKEPEHETFARLKITPIEDKKCRNKSNI, from the exons ATGATGCAGTGTTCTATATTCACTAAGGTAAACAAATTGAATTACCTTTTAAGATTGATTTTGAAATGCATGCAGGGGGCTGAAGGTAAAAATCCATACGAGACTTTACCTAATCATGTTAATACTAATGGAGAGCAGATGGCAATCACTGCTTCAAGTATGATCCGTTCTCATAGTGTTTCTGGTGATCTGCAAGGTGTTCAGCCCGACCCAATAGCAGCTGACATTTTGAGGAAAGAGCCAGAGCATGAAACTTTTGCTCGATTGAAAATTACACCTATTG AGGATAAAAAGTGCAGGAACAAATCCAATATTTGA